The Flavivirga eckloniae genomic interval TCATACCTTAGTGAAGCCATAAAAAGCCCCTATTGATGATAAGAACCCTAATCCTTTTATTTTTTTTAATAGCACCCACTATTGTTAAAGGTCAAACGTCTTTGGAAGTATTGTCTGTTAGTATTCATGAAGGGGATATTTTACCTGAAGATTCTTTAGAAGATATAAAATGGGAATCTTTAGAAGCGTTTAACACCATGAATAGTGAAGTTCTTGTGTATTGGTTAAGATTAAAATATAAAGAATCTGCTAATCAAAATATGAGACATGGTGTGTTATTATTATCCAGGTTTTTTGACAAGGTAGAATCTTATAAGACTCCTTATGCTAGTTCTGCGATTTCTATCACTGGAAGACTGGTAGATAATCAAGATAAAACACTTACCAAAGGAATTTATAAAAGCTCATTACCGCTATCTTTTGATAAAGAAAACACACTTTATATAAAGTTAACCAATTATCCATTAGTAGGATCAATAAGCAGATCTCTGGATGGCATGGAGTATCTTTCCATGAGGGATTTTGATATATATGCTACAAAGATTCATACCATTTTTACGCTTGCTATTGGGATGGAAATAATCATTTTCATGATTTTTTTATTTCTGGTGTATCTAAAACCATCCAGGGAGAATATTTTTTATCTGTTACTTATTTTTGTTAGTGTACCTTTAATCATCATTCGGAATCAGGTATTTGATTCATTCTTCGATTTAAATAGTCAACTTCTTTCCATTCTTGAATTCTGCCTTACCATCTTAGTAGTTTACAGTTTTTCGGCTTTTAGTGCGCATTATATTAAGGTTATAGAATATTCTCGTTTTTGGTATCGATTCATGACATCACCATATATTTTGTTGTTGATACCCGCATTTTTCTATTTTGATAAACTATATCCATACGTATTAATTGCTTTCTATTTTATAATTACAATAATTAGCGCAACCGTCTTCCTTATTAAATTTCGAAAAAAGAATTTACATAGGGCAAATGTATACCTTTTGGCTATTGGTCCTATTACAATCGCTGGGGTACTCCCTTTTTTGGCTGCCAGTAAAATTATTCCCGCTAATTTCTGGACAATCAATAGTATGCTTATTCCTTTGGTTTTCAGGGATTTTGTTTTTATGACAGATCTTGTGTTAGGTTTCTTTCGTGATAAATCCTTGATTGCAATAAAAGAAATAGAAGTCCTCCAACTTCAGGAAGAAAAGAAACAATTAAAAAAAATTGAAGAACTAAAGACCACCTTTTTTAACAATGTTTCCCATGAATTGAGAACACCGCTTACCTTACTTTTGGGACCATTGGAAAGCGTATTAAATAATGGTAAGTTAAATAAAGACATAGAACAACAATTAAAAATGTCCATGAAAAATGGAACATACCTATTACAACTGGTCAATGAGATACTGGATTTATCTAAACTTGATCATGGACAACTTACCATTACAAAGAAGAAACAAGATATTATCCCCATATTAAAGGGGATTATTGAATCGTTTAAAAATTACGCTACCGAAAATAAGCAAACGATCTACATAACACATTCATCCAATCAAATATACATAGATACTGATCGGGATATCTTTGAAAAAATGATCATCAACCTTATTTCTAATGCTATAAAATATAGTAAATCAACTGGAGACATACATATAACGGTAAAAGAATATAAACATTCGGTATCTATTTCTGTTGCTGACTCAGGTATTGGTATAGCACCGGCCGATATAGACAATATATTTAAACGCTATTATCAGGTAGATCGTAAACGGTCTGTAAGTGGTACCGGAATTGGTTTGGCTATTGTAAATGAATTTATAGAACTTCATAATGGCAACGTAACTGTACAGAGTACTCCAGGGAAAGGATCTGTGTTTGAATTGAGTTTTCCTTTAGTTGAAGACTCTGTTAAATCTAATACTAACATAGTTCCATATGCTCTTAATAAACAGGAACCAATAGATCCTAACAAGCCTTTAATTATGATTGTAGAAGACAATCAGGATATGAGACACTATCTGGAACAGCACTTAAACGACTACAATCTATATCAGGCTGCTAACGGTCAAGAAGCCTTAAGGCTCTTAAAATCTATACAAAAACCAGATCTTATTATTACCGATTATATGATGCCTGTTATGGATGGTGTTGAATTTATTAAAACACTAAAATTAGATGAGAACTTCTCAATGATTCCTGTAATTTTTCTAACCGCCCGGACACTACAAGATGACAAAATTAAAGTATTACATATGGGGATAGATGACTATATTATTAAGCCATTTGATATGAAGGAGCTTAAACTACGTATTAATATATCGCTTAAAAAAGCTTTAAATCAAAAGAAAAGTATGTCTGAGTCAATTGACACGTTTTCTTTACCAGAAATCCTACAATTTAAAAAGAAATTGGATACCTATATTATCGAAAACATATCCAATCCAAAACTAAGCAATATTGATTTAGCATATCATTTTTCTATCAGCGAACGTAGTTTAATTAGAAAAATTAAATCTGCTACTGGACAAACACCAGCCGCCTATATTAGAGAAATTCGATTACAATCGGCAAAACGTAAGATCGAATATAATGAAAGAACCAGTATTAGTGAAATCGCCTATGAATTGGGTATGAACAATCTATCTCATTTTACTCAGGCTTTTAAAAAAAGATTTGGAAAACTACCTTCTGCGTATTTTAGAAAATCTGACGAGTAATAAACACAGGTGCTTTCTTGATTTTATTCATACTTAAATCATTTTTTTATTAACTAATAACTATATAACTACTATGACATCTTTTTTCGAACAAATCAAAAAATTAATATTTCTAATTCTCGTAGTCTTCTTTTCATCTATAACTACTTATAGTCAAGTTATAAACGACAATTTTGAAGATGGTGATATAACCGGGTGGACAGAAGGAACTGCTAGTCATTGGGGGAATTCAACAACAAATGCTATAACAGCCGCAAGATCTTTAAAACATAATCTTTCGGGTACATCTGGTGATAGTTATATTTACCAAGACATTTCTTCTTTAGATTTAACTACAGAAAATATTACCTGGCAGTTTAATTTAAAAACAGGGAGTTGGGATCCTTCTTCATCGAACAAGTTCTGGGTATACCTAACTGCAAACAATAATGATTTAAATGGTTCTTCCGTAGATGGATATGCCGTAGGTGTAAACCTTACTGGCTCTTCCGATCTTCTTACTTTATGGAAAGTGACTAACGGTGCAGCTGATGGCGCTGTAATTACAACTGCAATTGATTGGAACGCCAATAATACAAAAGGAATCAGAGTTACAAGAACAAATGATGGTTTATGGGAATTATTAGTTGATAATGATGGTGGTTTTGAGGCTTTGATGTCTATGGGTACAGCTACAAATACAGATTACACATTTGATACTAATTTTGGACTTAGTTTTACTTTTTCTGCCACTAGAGCTGGTCTCTTATGGATGGATGACGTTTTTGTACAAGGTGTCGATGCAACTTTAAGTGTTGATAACCTAACAATTTCGCTTGATGAGGTACTTGTATTTATGACAGATAAACGCTCCTTAACGGTTAATGGTCTGCAGAATACTCATTTTTCTGTCAGGCTATATTCCATAATCGGCGAACAGGTCCTAAACAAATCTTTTATATCAAATGGCGTGAACAATATTAGTTTACCCCAAACTCTTGCTAGTGGTATTTATATTGTTAAGCTTACTACCTATAATTCGGAAAGACTAAATAAAAAGATTGTTATTGAATGATTCTCATAATTTAAGATAAATAAGTGATTCAGAATTCAACTATCTAAAAACAAGCTCTTTAGTCTCATAAAACTGTTTTCAGTAGGAGTTATTGTTTTTCTAATTGTTTTACATAAATACATGCTTTAATAATCATACTATTTATGTGATTTAATGTATTTAATATTAATAAATTAGAGAGCCCAAATTTATGTATTCGATAATTATTCCCATTCCATACACATTTCCACTTCGCTCCTATCGTCACTTCGGGCAAAGCGTATTCCATTACATTTTTAAAGAAACATTTGAGAAGAAAAAAATAAAGAAAATTAAATGGTAAAAAAGCTTTTTACCAAAGCAAAGTTACATAACGCAGAACATTATAGTACAAATGTATTTCATAGCATTATATAGTTATAATTCAATATTATGTAAAATATCCCA includes:
- a CDS encoding ATP-binding protein; translated protein: MIRTLILLFFLIAPTIVKGQTSLEVLSVSIHEGDILPEDSLEDIKWESLEAFNTMNSEVLVYWLRLKYKESANQNMRHGVLLLSRFFDKVESYKTPYASSAISITGRLVDNQDKTLTKGIYKSSLPLSFDKENTLYIKLTNYPLVGSISRSLDGMEYLSMRDFDIYATKIHTIFTLAIGMEIIIFMIFLFLVYLKPSRENIFYLLLIFVSVPLIIIRNQVFDSFFDLNSQLLSILEFCLTILVVYSFSAFSAHYIKVIEYSRFWYRFMTSPYILLLIPAFFYFDKLYPYVLIAFYFIITIISATVFLIKFRKKNLHRANVYLLAIGPITIAGVLPFLAASKIIPANFWTINSMLIPLVFRDFVFMTDLVLGFFRDKSLIAIKEIEVLQLQEEKKQLKKIEELKTTFFNNVSHELRTPLTLLLGPLESVLNNGKLNKDIEQQLKMSMKNGTYLLQLVNEILDLSKLDHGQLTITKKKQDIIPILKGIIESFKNYATENKQTIYITHSSNQIYIDTDRDIFEKMIINLISNAIKYSKSTGDIHITVKEYKHSVSISVADSGIGIAPADIDNIFKRYYQVDRKRSVSGTGIGLAIVNEFIELHNGNVTVQSTPGKGSVFELSFPLVEDSVKSNTNIVPYALNKQEPIDPNKPLIMIVEDNQDMRHYLEQHLNDYNLYQAANGQEALRLLKSIQKPDLIITDYMMPVMDGVEFIKTLKLDENFSMIPVIFLTARTLQDDKIKVLHMGIDDYIIKPFDMKELKLRINISLKKALNQKKSMSESIDTFSLPEILQFKKKLDTYIIENISNPKLSNIDLAYHFSISERSLIRKIKSATGQTPAAYIREIRLQSAKRKIEYNERTSISEIAYELGMNNLSHFTQAFKKRFGKLPSAYFRKSDE
- a CDS encoding T9SS type A sorting domain-containing protein, with the protein product MTSFFEQIKKLIFLILVVFFSSITTYSQVINDNFEDGDITGWTEGTASHWGNSTTNAITAARSLKHNLSGTSGDSYIYQDISSLDLTTENITWQFNLKTGSWDPSSSNKFWVYLTANNNDLNGSSVDGYAVGVNLTGSSDLLTLWKVTNGAADGAVITTAIDWNANNTKGIRVTRTNDGLWELLVDNDGGFEALMSMGTATNTDYTFDTNFGLSFTFSATRAGLLWMDDVFVQGVDATLSVDNLTISLDEVLVFMTDKRSLTVNGLQNTHFSVRLYSIIGEQVLNKSFISNGVNNISLPQTLASGIYIVKLTTYNSERLNKKIVIE